ATGTTCATTCCTCCTGTAATGAACGCCCGACAGACAGGTTGCTATCTCCATTATAGCGGACTTCTTTTTCTTTGTCAGTAGGCGTTTTGACGGTTTCTGATTTTATGAGCCGCTTCATCTTGTCGTAGAGCCGTTCCGAGCCGCCGCAAGAGGTAGACACTTCATAGAACGTGCCGCCGATTTTGTAAGTGACTGTTTCATTGCCGGATTGCCCCGTTTGGGCTTAAATTCTGCTGTTTCCTGTTCCTGCTTCTTTTCCATTCCTTTCCCGTCCTTTCCTTGTTTTGTAATGTGATAAGTTTCGTAGCAAGCATATGCATGATCCAGACGGGGGAAATGTAGTATTTACTCCAATCGGGGGAGACGGTACATATGGAATCCCTTTTAGGTCTCTGCTTCCAAAAGGATTTTCTAATTTAGCAGTAGCAGGAAGGTGTATTTCAGTAACACATAAAGGCCTTGCCTCAGCCAGAACCATGTCTGCCTGCATGTGTATGGGACAGGCGGCAGGCACGGCGGCAGCTATGGCGGCAAGTATTAATGGGGATTTTAGAAATATTTCTGTGACAGAGCTACAGAAAAAATTGGAGAAAGCAGGGGCAATTTTAAATTAAGCAGAGCAGCTTAAAAGTTATAAAGTTAAGTTTGGAAAGGGGAAGGTTTATGAAGGACAAAGTAAGAGAAAAAATAGGAAAAGGGGCAATTTGTTTTGCAGTATGCGGGGCTATGCTGTTGTCTGCCTGCAGCAGCAAGGAAGGAGAAAAAGAAAAAAGTAATAATAATACAGAGACAAACCAAACCTTTGAAATTAAATATAGAAGTGGGGCCACTTCCGGATGCTTTTATCCTGTTTCAGCTTCAATGGCAGAATTTCTTCCTCAGGATATTACAGGTCTGACCAATGTAACAGTAACTCCAGGCCAGGGACAGTCTAATGTTCAGGCGGTTCAGGACAAGGTCTGCGACATTGCATTTGCAAAATTGCCGGGGACAATCTTAGGAGTTGAGGGAAAAGAACCTTTTCAATCTCCATGTGATAAAGTAAGAAATCTGATGTATTTTTACGATGAAGCTTTTTATCTGGTAGTATTAGCAGATTCTGGAATTGAAACAGTGGAAGATTTAAAAGGTAAATCACTATCTACACAGACTGTTGGAAATCAGGCCGAGCAAATGACAAAAGAGGTTTTAGCCGCCTACAATATGGACTATTCAGATTTAAAGAAGGTTTCCTACGTAAACAGCTATGACGATTCTGTGCAGCAGATGAAAGATGGAATTGTAGATGCATTTACGTTCGCCAACGCGCCGCCTGTTGCAATTCTTACAGATTTGGCCTCCACCAGAGATATAAAAATCATTTCTATTGAAGATGAAGAAATGAAAAAAGTATTAAATATGAATAAAGGGTATGTATCCAGAGTTATTCCAGGAGGAACATATGATTTTCAGGAGCGGGATGTTGCAACATTTGGAGGGGCAGTCCATGTAATTGCCAATGAGGAAATGGACGAAGAAATTGCTTATGAAATTGTGAAATCAACAGTAGAGCATTTAACTACTATACAGGAAGCCCATGTGACCTTTAAAGATCTGACTCCGGAAAAAATGGGGCAGGAATTGGCATTGCCATTTCATCCGGGAGCTGAGCGCTATTTTAAAGAGATAGGAGTTATTAAGTGAAAGAAAAAATCATTAAACTGATTGCATTACTATTTGGAGTCTTCCATTTATATACATCTTTTATGGGAAATTTAGATCCAAACAGATTAAGGGAAGGGCATTTACTTTTTGCTATGCTCCTTGTATTTTTAATGAAGCCTGGATCAAAGAAAAAAGCTGACAGCACAGCCGGCCGTATATGGACGGCAGCAATGATTATATGTACAGTACTGCCCTTAGGATATTTAATATTGAACTATGAAAGGCTTTTAAATCGTATGCCATATGTACAGGAATTAGAGATATTTCAGTATATTTTGGCGGGAATGCGGGTACTTGCTTTGTTGGACAGTACCAGGAGAAGTCTGGGCATGGCGTTGCCGCTGGTAGCCGGAGCCGCCATTATTTATGCAGTGGCAGGACAGTATATTCCGGGAGTATTTGGGCATCAGGGATTTACAGCTTTAGAAATGGCAGATTTATTAGTATACACTACAGAAGGTATATTCGGCATGGCTTTGGGAACATCAGCCACTTTTGTAATACTATTTATTATTTTTGGTTCATTTTTAGAAAAAGCAGGAGTGGCAGATTATTTTATGGATTTAGCTTGTGCTCTTACGGCAAAATCTAAGGGAGGGCCGGCTAAAATGGCTGTAATCTCCAGCGCGCTTTTCGGCAGCGTATCAGGAAGCGCCATTGCCAACGTAGCTACAACAGGTCAGATTACTATTCCGTTAATGAAAAAAGCAGGATATAAAAAAGAATTTGCGGCAGCCGTAGAGGCAGTTGCATCTACAGGAGGTCAGCTTATGCCTCCTGTCATGGGAGCGGCAGTATTTGTAATGTGTGATTTTACAGGGATTCCATATGTACAGATATTAAGATGTGCAATACTTCCCGCATTACTTTTTTACAGCGCAGTATTTTTTATGGTACATTTTGAGGCTGTAAAATTAAATCTGGCTGGTGTGCCCCTAAGTCAGCTGCCTGAAAAATCAGCTCTTATAAAAGGGGCGTATCAGCTTCTGCCTTTAGTGGCTATAGTAATTATGCTGGCCCTGGGATACAGCCCTACATATGCATGTTTGTTGGCGATTGTCAGCATTATAGTAATTTCATGGGGAGATGCCAAACACAGAATGGGGATAAAAGCTATTTGCCAGGCAATTACAGCAGGAGCACAGGGAGCTGTAAGCGTGGCTGTTACCTGCGCCACAGCAGGTATAGTTGTGGGAATTGTAAATTACTCTGGTTTGGCTTTAAAATTTACATCTATTATGCTGGCCATTGGAAAAGAAAATTTATTTTTAGTGCTTGTTCTGACAGCCATGGCTACTATTGTTTTAGGCATGGGACTGCCTACAACGCCTTCTTATATTGTGGTGGCCTCTTTAATGGTTCCAACGATTGTAAAACTGGATATTCCTGTAATAGCGGCTCATTTATTTGCCTTTTATTTTGCCAATGTAGCTAATATTACGCCTCCTGTAGCCTTAGCCTCATACACAGCGGCAGGGTTAGCGGAGTCAGAGCCTTTAAAAACAGGATTTTTAGGCTTTAGACTAGGAATTGTGGCATATATTGTGCCGTTTATGTTTGCTTATAATACAGGTCTTCTATTGTTAGGAGACAGTATTTTTCGGCTGACGCTGGTTGCTGTAACTTCATTTATTGGAGTGTATTTTCTGACTGCCTCCAGCGGCGGATGGCTGTTAATAAAAACCACAGTCCTAGAGAGAGCTTTACTGGCAGCGGCAGCCATAGCTTTAATATATCCAGGACTTTATACAGACATATTAGGAATGATATTAGGCGCAGGGGTGATTTTACTTCAAAGTACAAGGAAGAAAAGATATACATAAAAATGGGAGTGTGATATACTAGAGGAGATAAAATGGAAAGAATTAGGTGATTTTTTGGCAAATATAAATACGAAATCAATTCGGGAACAGGTGGCTGACGTGCTTCGTTCCCGAATCATTAATGGAGAACTAAAACCAGGAGACAGAATTTCTGAGCGAGATATCAGCCGGGAACTAAATATCAGCACCACCCCTATAAAAGAGGCGATTCGCGTGTTGGAGACATCTGGTCTGCTGATTACATTGCCTAGAAAAGGCACAATAGTGTCCCAATTTGCAAAACAGAATCTGGCTCAGATATCTACTTTAAGATCAGCTTTGGAGGGAGTAGCGGCTAATTTGGCAGCCACTAATATGGATGAGGAAGCAGTTAAAAAATTAGAGGATTCTTTAGAAAAAGCAGAGCAGCTGATTAATTGCGAAAATATTGACCAGGTGGAGAGGTACAACAGAGAGTTTCACGAAAGCATTACAAAATACAGCTGCAATCCTTATTTAATCCAGCTGATAGAGACTCAGAGAAGCTTTATTTTAGGATTTAGACAAAGCGGACTTAGAGAAAGTCAGGGCAGAAAAGAGTCTTTAAAAGAACACAGGGCAATTTTAGACGCAATAAGGAAAAGAGACGGCGAACTGGCGGAGACTCTTATGAGAAACCATATTAGACGTTCATCTGTGTATGTTTTAGACACCTTGAAATAACCGGTCTTGTTCCATAAGCAAGTAGGACAACACCAGGAGGAACCATGGATTGCAATAAGACAAAATTCAGGCTGGCAGCTTCCATTAAAAATCTGATGGGGGAAATGTCCCTGGACAAAATTATAGTAAAAGATATTGTGGCCGGCTGCGGGCTTACCAGACAAACATTTTACAGGAATTTTCGGGACAAATATGATTTAGTGAATTGGTATTTTGAAAAGCTGGTGCAGCAGTCCTTTGAAGAAATGGGCGTAAGCTTAACACTCAGGGAGGGGCTGACAAAAAAGTTTCAGTTTATCCGGGAGGAGAAGGTGTTTTTTACGTGTGCCTTTGGCTCCAGCGACTACAATTCCTTAGTCAAGTATGACTACGAGTACATTCTGAAGTTTTACAGAAATATTTTACAGGAAAAGTTTAACAAGCCTTTGGAGGAGGATGTGGAATTTTTGCTGCAGATGTATTGTCAGGGCTCTATTCAGATGACAGTGGACTGGGTAAAAACAGGCATGAAATTTGAGCCGGAAAAAATGGCTGACCTGCTGATTCAGGCGCTGCCTAAAAAGCTGAACAGCCTGCTGTATTTTTTGGAAATGTGACACTTCCCTTTATGTGTAACTTGTTTTTTTAAAGGTAGGATGTTAAAATTTTATCATAGTAAAAATTGCACAGGAAAGCAGGAAAGATTTCTGTGGGAAAAGGAGAAAAGACTATGAGCAACAGAATTGTATTAAATGAGACATCCTATCACGGCGCAGGAGCAATTAATGAAATCGCTAATGAGGCAAAGGCAAGAGCATTTAAAAAGGCTTTTGTATGTTCTGATCCTGACTTAATTAAGTTTGGGGTTACAAAAAAGGTTTTGGATGTGTTAGATCAGGCGGGGCTGGTTTATGAGGTTTATTCTGATATTAAAGCTAATCCTACCATTGAAAATGTACAAAATGGGGTAGCTGCTTTTAAAGCTTCTGGAGCAGATTATTTAGTGGCAATCGGCGGCGGTTCTTCTATGGACACTGCAAAGGCAATCGGCATTATTATTGCAAATCCGGAGTTTGAAGACGTGAGAAGCTTAGAAGGCGTAGCTCCTACAAAGAATCCAAGTATTCCTATTATTGCAGTTCCTACAACTGCAGGCACAGCGGCAGAGGTTACTATTAACTATGTAATTACTGACGTGGAGAAAAAGAGAAAATTTGTTTGTGTAGATACCCATGACATTCCTGTAGTGGCAGTAGTAGATCCTGACATGATGGCCTCTATGCCAAAGGGACTGACAGCCGCAACTGGTATGGACGCGTTGACACATGCGATTGAAGGCTACATCACAAAAGGCGCATGGGAAATGACAGACATGTTCCACTTAAAAGCCATTGAAATTATTTCTAAATCATTAAGAGGGGCTGTAGATAATACAAAAGAGGGCCGGGACGGAATGGCTCTTGGACAGTATATTGCCGGAATGGGCTTCTCCAATGTAGGACTGGGAATCGTTCACTCCATGGCCCACTCTTTAGGTGCAGTTTATGATACTCCTCACGGCGTAGGAAATGCAATTCTCCTTCCAACTGTTATGGAGTACAACGCTCCTGCTACAGGGGAAAAATACAGAGAGATTGCAAGAGCTATGGGCGTAGAGGGAGTAGACAGCATGAGTCAGGAGGAATACAGAAAAGCTGCAGTAGATGCAGTGAAGGCTCTTTCCCAGGATGTTGGAATCCCGGCTGACTTAAAAGAAATTGTAAAAGAAGAGGATGTACAGTTCCTTTCAGAGT
The window above is part of the Lachnoclostridium edouardi genome. Proteins encoded here:
- a CDS encoding FAD-dependent oxidoreductase, with protein sequence MHDPDGGNVVFTPIGGDGTYGIPFRSLLPKGFSNLAVAGRCISVTHKGLASARTMSACMCMGQAAGTAAAMAASINGDFRNISVTELQKKLEKAGAILN
- the fucO gene encoding lactaldehyde reductase: MSNRIVLNETSYHGAGAINEIANEAKARAFKKAFVCSDPDLIKFGVTKKVLDVLDQAGLVYEVYSDIKANPTIENVQNGVAAFKASGADYLVAIGGGSSMDTAKAIGIIIANPEFEDVRSLEGVAPTKNPSIPIIAVPTTAGTAAEVTINYVITDVEKKRKFVCVDTHDIPVVAVVDPDMMASMPKGLTAATGMDALTHAIEGYITKGAWEMTDMFHLKAIEIISKSLRGAVDNTKEGRDGMALGQYIAGMGFSNVGLGIVHSMAHSLGAVYDTPHGVGNAILLPTVMEYNAPATGEKYREIARAMGVEGVDSMSQEEYRKAAVDAVKALSQDVGIPADLKEIVKEEDVQFLSESAFADACCPGNPRDTSVEEIAALYRSLM
- a CDS encoding TRAP transporter permease codes for the protein MKEKIIKLIALLFGVFHLYTSFMGNLDPNRLREGHLLFAMLLVFLMKPGSKKKADSTAGRIWTAAMIICTVLPLGYLILNYERLLNRMPYVQELEIFQYILAGMRVLALLDSTRRSLGMALPLVAGAAIIYAVAGQYIPGVFGHQGFTALEMADLLVYTTEGIFGMALGTSATFVILFIIFGSFLEKAGVADYFMDLACALTAKSKGGPAKMAVISSALFGSVSGSAIANVATTGQITIPLMKKAGYKKEFAAAVEAVASTGGQLMPPVMGAAVFVMCDFTGIPYVQILRCAILPALLFYSAVFFMVHFEAVKLNLAGVPLSQLPEKSALIKGAYQLLPLVAIVIMLALGYSPTYACLLAIVSIIVISWGDAKHRMGIKAICQAITAGAQGAVSVAVTCATAGIVVGIVNYSGLALKFTSIMLAIGKENLFLVLVLTAMATIVLGMGLPTTPSYIVVASLMVPTIVKLDIPVIAAHLFAFYFANVANITPPVALASYTAAGLAESEPLKTGFLGFRLGIVAYIVPFMFAYNTGLLLLGDSIFRLTLVAVTSFIGVYFLTASSGGWLLIKTTVLERALLAAAAIALIYPGLYTDILGMILGAGVILLQSTRKKRYT
- a CDS encoding GntR family transcriptional regulator — its product is MANINTKSIREQVADVLRSRIINGELKPGDRISERDISRELNISTTPIKEAIRVLETSGLLITLPRKGTIVSQFAKQNLAQISTLRSALEGVAANLAATNMDEEAVKKLEDSLEKAEQLINCENIDQVERYNREFHESITKYSCNPYLIQLIETQRSFILGFRQSGLRESQGRKESLKEHRAILDAIRKRDGELAETLMRNHIRRSSVYVLDTLK
- a CDS encoding TetR/AcrR family transcriptional regulator C-terminal domain-containing protein yields the protein MDCNKTKFRLAASIKNLMGEMSLDKIIVKDIVAGCGLTRQTFYRNFRDKYDLVNWYFEKLVQQSFEEMGVSLTLREGLTKKFQFIREEKVFFTCAFGSSDYNSLVKYDYEYILKFYRNILQEKFNKPLEEDVEFLLQMYCQGSIQMTVDWVKTGMKFEPEKMADLLIQALPKKLNSLLYFLEM
- a CDS encoding TAXI family TRAP transporter solute-binding subunit produces the protein MKDKVREKIGKGAICFAVCGAMLLSACSSKEGEKEKSNNNTETNQTFEIKYRSGATSGCFYPVSASMAEFLPQDITGLTNVTVTPGQGQSNVQAVQDKVCDIAFAKLPGTILGVEGKEPFQSPCDKVRNLMYFYDEAFYLVVLADSGIETVEDLKGKSLSTQTVGNQAEQMTKEVLAAYNMDYSDLKKVSYVNSYDDSVQQMKDGIVDAFTFANAPPVAILTDLASTRDIKIISIEDEEMKKVLNMNKGYVSRVIPGGTYDFQERDVATFGGAVHVIANEEMDEEIAYEIVKSTVEHLTTIQEAHVTFKDLTPEKMGQELALPFHPGAERYFKEIGVIK